Proteins from a genomic interval of Shumkonia mesophila:
- a CDS encoding LysE family translocator, with protein sequence MATFLAFIGVSIVVIVTPGPDTAITIRNTLLGGRTAGVFTAAGIAAGQTIWAIATSAGVVALLVASEPLFLAVKYAGAAYLVFLGLQALRAALRPAPAGAPGPGAARETRPARRLAPAAAFAQGVVSDLGNPKMAVFFASLLPQFVPGGVATFAALMALGAVFAAMTFCWLALYAAVIARAGDFLRRAAIRRAIEGITGTVLVALGLRLAAEQR encoded by the coding sequence ATGGCCACCTTTCTCGCTTTCATCGGCGTTTCGATCGTCGTCATCGTCACGCCCGGCCCCGACACCGCCATCACCATCCGCAACACGCTCTTGGGCGGGCGGACGGCGGGCGTCTTCACGGCGGCCGGCATCGCCGCCGGCCAGACGATCTGGGCCATCGCGACGAGCGCCGGCGTGGTGGCCCTGCTGGTCGCCTCCGAACCGCTGTTTCTCGCCGTGAAGTACGCCGGCGCCGCCTATCTGGTGTTCCTGGGCCTCCAGGCGCTCAGGGCCGCCCTCCGCCCGGCACCGGCCGGCGCCCCCGGTCCGGGCGCCGCGCGCGAGACCCGGCCGGCCCGCCGCCTTGCGCCTGCCGCCGCCTTCGCCCAGGGGGTGGTGAGCGACCTCGGCAATCCCAAGATGGCGGTCTTCTTCGCCAGCCTGCTGCCGCAGTTCGTGCCGGGGGGCGTCGCCACCTTCGCGGCGCTCATGGCCCTGGGCGCCGTCTTCGCCGCCATGACCTTTTGCTGGCTCGCCCTTTACGCCGCCGTCATCGCCAGGGCCGGAGACTTCCTGCGCCGCGCCGCCATCCGGCGGGCCATCGAGGGCATCACCGGCACCGTGCTGGTGGCCCTGGGCCTCCGGCTGGCCGCCGAGCAGCGCTAG
- a CDS encoding flagellar hook-length control protein FliK, whose protein sequence is MNVFAVPSKTPQKGESLSHDATTGDAVQGLIATFSDMLRNASVRMQSDAGSLTSQTKAETRAAARDAEAAERPRESRSERRDEATTASAERTSREREAGQRTRKNDTKPAEESAASEKAGRAKTPASAAPEEDASARPTDGAERPAEPAEAAPDTAATGEAAAPVDPAAPQDEAVAAVDPAAVPTEAAPVSAPADFVASVLATQLFAQSPATGADPASAAADTVSAVDDLSVAVIAAGQGNAAADAKLAAATAATVPAATAATTAPATPQAILAGANAADAPEGEAQTAGDTHLNAADLKVQQAAALSRLTGSGNLIAVRTAVAEPSAQLVSQPAATLSAPIIAATAEPATSAAPATAPAAQAAPLNATVQAALAGTEASPLAAQNQQAEAQMARATGASVAADAAKTIVQAAGPTASAGMQTSSGGGESLAGSGAQAALHTASASHATQAQAASQPRFTVAQQAAVDQVSVQISKAVKDGVDRINIQLRPEHLGRVDVRLEVTDGRVSATVTADSKETLDMLQKDARELERALQQAGLQTDTGSLNFSLRGQQGQGQEGDRQVTGGRSGQETLAADETTAETPAWIDYPGGIRPDGRIDIRA, encoded by the coding sequence ATGAACGTTTTTGCCGTTCCGTCGAAGACCCCCCAGAAAGGCGAATCCCTTTCGCACGACGCCACCACGGGCGACGCCGTCCAGGGGCTCATCGCCACGTTCAGCGATATGCTGCGCAATGCCAGCGTGCGCATGCAAAGCGACGCCGGCAGCCTGACGTCCCAGACCAAGGCCGAGACCCGGGCGGCCGCCCGCGACGCCGAAGCGGCCGAGCGTCCCCGGGAGTCGCGCTCCGAACGCCGCGACGAGGCGACGACGGCCTCCGCCGAGAGGACGAGCCGCGAGCGCGAAGCCGGGCAGCGGACCCGCAAAAACGATACGAAGCCGGCGGAGGAATCCGCAGCTTCCGAAAAGGCCGGCCGGGCGAAAACGCCCGCGTCGGCCGCCCCGGAAGAAGACGCCTCCGCCAGGCCCACGGATGGCGCAGAACGTCCGGCCGAACCGGCGGAAGCCGCCCCCGACACGGCGGCCACCGGCGAAGCCGCGGCCCCCGTCGATCCGGCCGCGCCGCAGGATGAAGCCGTCGCCGCCGTCGATCCGGCGGCCGTGCCCACCGAGGCGGCGCCCGTCTCCGCCCCCGCCGATTTCGTTGCCAGCGTGCTGGCGACCCAGCTATTCGCGCAAAGCCCGGCGACCGGCGCCGACCCCGCATCCGCCGCCGCCGACACGGTTTCGGCCGTCGACGACCTGTCCGTGGCAGTGATCGCCGCCGGCCAGGGCAACGCGGCCGCCGATGCCAAGCTGGCCGCTGCCACCGCCGCCACCGTCCCGGCCGCCACCGCCGCCACGACGGCCCCGGCCACCCCGCAAGCCATCCTTGCCGGCGCCAACGCCGCCGACGCCCCGGAGGGCGAGGCCCAGACGGCCGGCGACACCCACCTGAACGCCGCCGACCTCAAGGTCCAGCAGGCCGCCGCGCTGTCGCGCCTCACCGGCAGCGGCAACCTCATCGCCGTTCGCACCGCCGTCGCCGAACCGTCGGCGCAGCTGGTTTCCCAGCCCGCCGCCACCCTGAGCGCGCCGATCATCGCCGCCACTGCCGAGCCCGCCACGTCGGCCGCCCCGGCGACGGCACCGGCCGCCCAGGCCGCGCCGCTCAACGCCACCGTCCAGGCCGCCCTGGCCGGCACCGAGGCCAGCCCCCTGGCCGCCCAGAACCAGCAGGCCGAGGCCCAGATGGCCCGCGCGACGGGCGCCTCGGTCGCCGCCGATGCCGCCAAGACCATCGTGCAGGCGGCTGGCCCAACCGCCTCCGCCGGCATGCAGACCTCCTCGGGCGGCGGCGAGAGCCTGGCCGGCAGCGGCGCGCAGGCCGCGCTCCACACCGCTTCCGCTTCGCATGCCACGCAAGCCCAGGCCGCCAGCCAGCCGCGCTTCACGGTGGCGCAGCAGGCCGCCGTCGATCAGGTCTCGGTGCAGATTTCCAAGGCCGTCAAGGACGGCGTCGATCGCATCAACATCCAGTTGCGCCCCGAACACCTGGGCCGCGTGGATGTCCGCCTCGAAGTCACCGACGGCCGGGTCTCGGCGACGGTAACGGCCGATTCCAAGGAAACGCTGGACATGCTGCAGAAGGACGCCCGCGAACTGGAACGCGCCCTTCAGCAGGCCGGGCTTCAGACCGACACCGGCAGCCTCAACTTCAGCCTGCGCGGACAGCAGGGCCAGGGCCAGGAGGGCGACCGGCAGGTAACCGGCGGCCGTTCCGGCCAGGAGACCCTCGCCGCCGATGAAACCACCGCCGAAACCCCGGCCTGGATCGATTATCCGGGTGGCATCCGTCCCGACGGACGGATCGACATCCGCGCATAG
- a CDS encoding flagellar hook assembly protein FlgD yields MAILSGISGTDAASTGQSGQAKDKLNDDLNKFLNLLVTQLKHQDPLEPMDATEFTSQLVQFASVEQQIYGNAHLEDLITLQQTTQVASMVGYLGTTIEAKGNVMNLDEGEAKFSYAIGQNSKSTTITIKDEDGKTVATLTGKTESGYHVHDWDGKDEQGNQLPDGVYTAVVSAVDNTGKTLEVSQTVFGRVTGAGAESGQVVLYMDDVAVPMAAVLSVNETKTATTTQ; encoded by the coding sequence ATGGCTATTCTCTCGGGCATTTCCGGAACCGACGCCGCCTCCACCGGCCAATCAGGCCAGGCGAAAGACAAGCTCAACGACGACCTGAACAAGTTCCTCAACCTGCTGGTCACGCAGTTGAAGCACCAGGACCCGCTGGAGCCGATGGACGCCACCGAGTTCACCTCGCAGCTGGTGCAGTTCGCCAGCGTCGAGCAGCAGATCTACGGCAACGCCCATCTGGAAGACCTGATCACCCTGCAACAGACCACGCAGGTGGCTTCCATGGTCGGCTATCTGGGGACCACGATCGAGGCCAAGGGCAACGTCATGAATCTGGATGAGGGCGAGGCCAAGTTCTCCTACGCGATCGGCCAGAACTCCAAGTCGACGACGATCACCATCAAGGACGAAGACGGCAAGACCGTCGCCACCCTGACCGGCAAGACCGAGAGCGGCTATCACGTCCACGACTGGGACGGCAAGGACGAGCAGGGCAACCAGCTTCCGGACGGCGTCTATACCGCGGTGGTGTCCGCCGTCGACAACACCGGCAAGACGCTGGAGGTGTCGCAGACCGTCTTTGGGCGCGTCACCGGGGCCGGCGCCGAGAGCGGCCAGGTCGTCCTCTATATGGACGACGTCGCGGTGCCGATGGCCGCCGTGCTGTCGGTCAACGAGACCAAGACCGCAACGACCACGCAGTAA
- a CDS encoding flagellar hook-basal body complex protein: MSLFGAMFSGVSGLTAQSSAMGAVSDNITNVSTIGYKNTDVNFQTLVTKQVSATFYSAGGVQSKPRQRTEVQGLLQASTSQTDIAISGQGFFVVNEAARPTNTDQFLYTRAGSFIMDDEGYLKNTSGYYLQGWPTDAAGVVQAVDPITNPIPNQNIVSTDFLQTINLSRVGGTAAATTTIAIGANLPANASTYDPVLATAQDGFQKTDVQFFDTLGNAGTFSVSYMRSGRANQWDVDIVPPSGTTVMTLYDSTPLTPLVYDSKGLLEFTDRPADGATITIDGTTYEFDTDATITAGNTAVNIATATTLSDDVARLLTTIQATDTDFDVGYERVTLSPNSPTALLFHENGTDAISVNPVGLLDVDGNPVTKQTSAFNVLKQNAAYADNTQLTFSAQVADGETIVINGITYEADDDASVVETATLKRWNITGNASVADDLADLENTIELNDPQMSGNRVRIRRNDNSAANNTLVLSSLPSGSYSVDASGIATAPTPPDGGTFTNVAAIDVNTLYGLHFDVDGLPESVNVGSLEILGFASGAADMNGALGNSPRIAMDFGTLGEADGMTQFGASFTPVFIQQNGSRFGTFAGVTISPEGLVTALFDNGETRNIFKVPIATFVNPNALEARTGNIWNATEASGDYTLRVADSGPAGAVTQGALEASTVDIGEEFTKMIVVQRAYSASTKIIRTADEMLDELTRIK; this comes from the coding sequence ATGAGTTTGTTCGGTGCAATGTTTTCCGGCGTGTCTGGCCTCACGGCCCAGAGCAGCGCCATGGGTGCGGTGTCGGACAACATTACCAACGTCAGCACCATCGGCTACAAGAACACCGACGTCAATTTCCAGACGCTGGTGACCAAGCAGGTGTCGGCGACCTTCTATTCGGCCGGCGGCGTGCAGTCCAAGCCCCGCCAGCGGACCGAGGTGCAGGGCCTGTTGCAGGCTTCCACCTCGCAGACCGACATCGCCATCTCGGGCCAGGGATTCTTCGTCGTCAACGAGGCGGCGCGGCCGACCAACACGGATCAGTTCCTCTATACCCGGGCCGGCTCGTTCATCATGGACGACGAGGGTTATCTCAAGAACACCTCGGGCTATTACCTGCAGGGCTGGCCGACGGATGCCGCCGGCGTCGTGCAGGCGGTCGACCCCATCACCAACCCGATCCCCAACCAGAACATCGTCTCGACCGACTTCCTGCAGACCATCAACCTCAGCCGGGTCGGCGGCACCGCGGCGGCAACCACCACGATCGCCATCGGCGCCAACCTGCCGGCCAACGCCAGCACCTACGACCCGGTGCTCGCCACCGCCCAGGACGGCTTCCAGAAGACCGACGTGCAGTTCTTCGACACGCTGGGCAACGCCGGCACCTTCAGCGTCTCCTACATGCGCTCGGGACGCGCCAACCAGTGGGACGTCGACATCGTGCCGCCCTCGGGCACCACAGTGATGACCCTTTACGACAGCACGCCGCTGACGCCGCTGGTTTACGACAGCAAGGGCCTGTTGGAATTCACCGACCGCCCGGCCGACGGCGCGACGATCACCATCGACGGCACCACCTACGAGTTCGACACCGACGCAACCATCACCGCCGGCAACACGGCCGTCAACATTGCCACCGCCACCACGCTGTCCGATGACGTCGCCCGGCTGCTGACAACCATCCAGGCCACCGATACCGACTTCGACGTCGGCTATGAGCGGGTGACGCTGAGCCCCAACTCCCCGACCGCGCTGCTCTTCCACGAGAACGGCACCGACGCCATCTCGGTGAACCCGGTCGGTCTGTTGGATGTCGACGGCAACCCGGTCACCAAACAAACCTCGGCCTTCAACGTGCTGAAGCAGAATGCGGCCTACGCCGACAATACGCAACTCACCTTCAGCGCCCAGGTTGCCGACGGCGAAACCATCGTCATCAACGGCATCACATACGAGGCTGACGATGACGCCAGCGTCGTCGAAACAGCGACGCTGAAGCGATGGAATATCACGGGCAACGCTTCGGTGGCTGACGACCTCGCCGACCTTGAAAACACCATCGAACTCAACGATCCACAGATGTCGGGCAACCGGGTGCGCATCCGCCGAAACGACAACAGCGCCGCCAACAATACCCTGGTCTTGTCGTCGCTGCCCAGCGGCAGCTATTCGGTCGACGCTTCCGGCATCGCGACCGCGCCCACACCCCCCGATGGCGGCACCTTCACCAACGTCGCCGCGATCGACGTGAATACCCTCTACGGCCTTCACTTCGACGTCGACGGCCTGCCGGAATCGGTCAATGTCGGATCGCTGGAGATCCTGGGCTTCGCCAGCGGCGCCGCCGATATGAACGGGGCGCTGGGCAACAGCCCGCGCATCGCCATGGACTTCGGTACCCTGGGCGAGGCCGACGGCATGACCCAGTTCGGCGCTTCCTTCACCCCGGTCTTCATCCAGCAGAACGGTTCACGCTTCGGCACCTTCGCCGGCGTCACCATCTCGCCCGAGGGCCTGGTCACCGCGCTGTTCGACAACGGCGAGACCCGCAACATCTTCAAGGTTCCGATCGCCACCTTCGTCAACCCCAACGCGCTCGAGGCCCGCACCGGCAACATCTGGAACGCCACCGAGGCGTCGGGCGACTACACGCTGCGCGTCGCCGACAGTGGCCCCGCCGGCGCCGTCACCCAGGGCGCGCTCGAGGCCTCCACCGTCGACATCGGCGAGGAGTTCACCAAGATGATCGTCGTGCAGCGCGCCTATTCGGCCAGCACCAAGATCATCCGCACCGCCGACGAGATGCTCGATGAACTGACGAGGATCAAGTAA
- the sciP gene encoding CtrA inhibitor SciP yields the protein MNQALATPRSLRPVPSPAAPAARTLTLDDLPPPDTGRWVRRRKADVVAGVRAGLISLDEACRRYALSIEEFLSWERLCDADGRQGPDATRHARGRSPA from the coding sequence ATGAACCAGGCCCTGGCCACCCCCCGTTCCTTGCGCCCAGTCCCCTCCCCTGCGGCGCCGGCCGCCCGGACGCTGACCTTGGACGACCTGCCGCCCCCCGATACCGGGCGCTGGGTCCGCCGCCGCAAGGCCGACGTCGTCGCCGGCGTGCGTGCCGGGCTCATCTCGCTCGACGAAGCCTGCCGGCGCTACGCGCTTTCCATCGAGGAGTTCCTGTCGTGGGAACGCCTGTGCGACGCGGACGGCCGGCAAGGCCCCGACGCCACACGGCATGCGAGAGGCCGCTCCCCGGCCTGA